In Hyphomicrobiales bacterium, a single window of DNA contains:
- the glmU gene encoding bifunctional UDP-N-acetylglucosamine diphosphorylase/glucosamine-1-phosphate N-acetyltransferase GlmU translates to MSGLAVVILAAGMGTRMKSDIPKVLHRAAGRSLLGHVLHAAKAVGPKHIVVVHGPAQDAVKKESAAIVPDVRFAEQGERRGTGHAVMMAEQALKDFTGTVLVLYGDAPLVQPQALLDLVAVKDAGARMAVMGFKAVNPFGYGRLILQSDRLIAIREQKDASEAERAIDLCNSGVIAIGSHHLWPMLHKLSPANAQGELYLTDVVELMHEAGQACAISLCPEADTAGVNDRVQLAAIEAEFQRRLRQKAMLNGATLVDPATVYFSADTAVGRDVVIEPNVFFGPGVQIGDDVHILANSHIEGAKIARGARIGPFARLRPGAELGENVHVGNYVEIKKAKLGKGAKANHLSYIGDAVVGAGSNIGAGTITCNYDGYEKHLTEIGENVFVGSNSSLVAPVRVGAGANIAAGTVVSADVPADALAIGRPAFDVKDGWAKRYRAAKQARKLQKSKG, encoded by the coding sequence ATGTCTGGATTAGCAGTCGTCATACTTGCCGCGGGAATGGGGACCCGCATGAAATCGGATATCCCGAAGGTCTTGCACCGCGCGGCGGGGCGGAGCCTTCTGGGCCATGTGCTGCATGCCGCGAAGGCCGTGGGGCCGAAGCATATCGTTGTCGTGCACGGGCCCGCGCAGGACGCCGTGAAGAAGGAGAGCGCCGCCATCGTGCCCGATGTGCGTTTCGCCGAACAGGGCGAACGCCGTGGCACGGGCCATGCCGTGATGATGGCAGAACAGGCGCTGAAGGATTTCACCGGCACGGTGCTGGTGCTTTATGGCGATGCACCGCTGGTGCAGCCACAGGCGCTGCTTGATCTTGTCGCCGTGAAGGATGCCGGCGCGCGCATGGCCGTGATGGGTTTCAAGGCCGTCAATCCGTTCGGCTACGGCCGTCTCATCCTGCAGAGCGACCGCCTCATAGCCATACGCGAGCAGAAGGATGCGAGCGAAGCGGAGCGTGCCATCGACCTGTGCAATTCCGGCGTCATTGCCATCGGCTCACATCACCTGTGGCCGATGCTGCACAAGCTCTCGCCCGCCAATGCGCAAGGCGAACTCTATCTCACCGATGTGGTGGAACTGATGCATGAAGCGGGGCAGGCCTGCGCCATCAGCCTGTGTCCGGAAGCCGATACGGCAGGTGTGAACGACCGCGTGCAACTTGCTGCCATCGAGGCCGAATTCCAGCGCCGCCTGCGGCAGAAGGCCATGCTGAATGGTGCGACGCTGGTTGATCCGGCCACGGTCTATTTTTCTGCCGACACGGCAGTGGGGCGCGATGTGGTGATCGAGCCCAACGTGTTTTTCGGACCGGGTGTGCAGATCGGTGATGATGTTCACATCCTCGCCAACAGCCATATTGAGGGCGCGAAGATTGCGCGAGGCGCACGCATCGGGCCGTTCGCCCGGCTCAGGCCTGGCGCCGAACTCGGCGAGAATGTGCACGTGGGTAACTACGTCGAGATCAAGAAGGCGAAACTCGGCAAGGGCGCCAAGGCGAACCACCTGAGTTACATCGGCGACGCTGTCGTCGGTGCGGGATCCAATATCGGAGCAGGGACGATCACCTGCAATTACGACGGGTACGAGAAGCATTTGACCGAGATCGGCGAGAATGTTTTCGTCGGTTCCAACAGTTCGCTTGTGGCGCCGGTGCGCGTCGGCGCGGGCGCCAATATTGCTGCGGGAACCGTGGTTTCCGCCGATGTCCCCGCCGATGCACTGGCGATCGGGCGACCCGCCTTCGACGTTAAGGATGGCTGGGCAAAACGTTACCGTGCGGCCAAACAGGCACGCAAATTGCAAAAATCGAAGGGTTAA
- a CDS encoding amidohydrolase, which translates to MIEDIIAQYEEQLVAIRRDLHANPELQFQEHRTAAVVADILSQLGFEVTTGIAGTGVVGTLRNGSDERAIAIRADMDALPITETTGVSHCSTVPGVMHACGHDGHTTMVLGLAFYLSTNRNFDGTVHLIFQPAEEDISGALRMIEEGIFDRFPVDAVFGLHNMPGYPVGQVLVRPGAITAAVDIVSARIVGVAGHGALPHQAVDPVVAASSAVMALQTAVARNADPLEPTVVTVGAINGGVLATAIPEEVSLKIGVRTTSEASRALMERRIPEILQQQAASFGCRADVVYGEGYRYPVGINTPQIANMVRDIAVEMGQDQRAVELPGPIMFSEDFAYFLQQVPGCYFGLGSGNIKSLHDPGYDFNDAALVPGAAFWARIVETFLPLQ; encoded by the coding sequence ATGATCGAAGACATTATAGCCCAATACGAAGAGCAGCTCGTGGCCATTCGGCGCGACCTGCATGCCAATCCGGAACTGCAGTTCCAGGAACACCGCACAGCAGCCGTGGTTGCCGACATCCTGTCGCAACTGGGCTTTGAGGTGACGACAGGAATTGCTGGCACGGGCGTTGTCGGCACGTTGCGCAATGGTTCAGACGAACGCGCCATCGCTATCCGCGCCGACATGGATGCGCTGCCGATCACGGAAACGACGGGCGTGAGCCATTGTTCGACGGTGCCCGGCGTGATGCATGCCTGCGGCCACGACGGCCACACAACGATGGTGCTGGGCCTTGCCTTCTACCTTTCCACCAACCGGAATTTCGACGGCACGGTGCACCTGATCTTCCAGCCTGCGGAAGAGGACATCAGCGGTGCGCTGCGCATGATCGAGGAGGGAATTTTCGACCGCTTCCCGGTGGATGCGGTGTTCGGCCTGCACAACATGCCGGGTTATCCGGTGGGGCAGGTGCTGGTGAGGCCGGGCGCGATCACGGCGGCCGTCGATATCGTCAGTGCACGGATTGTCGGCGTCGCCGGGCACGGGGCCCTGCCGCACCAGGCGGTGGACCCGGTTGTGGCGGCATCTTCTGCCGTCATGGCGTTGCAGACAGCGGTGGCGCGCAATGCCGATCCGCTGGAACCCACCGTGGTGACGGTGGGTGCCATCAATGGCGGCGTGCTTGCCACGGCCATTCCGGAAGAGGTCTCGCTGAAGATCGGTGTTCGCACCACGAGCGAGGCGTCGCGGGCGTTGATGGAGCGGCGCATCCCGGAAATCCTGCAGCAGCAGGCGGCGTCATTCGGGTGCCGGGCGGACGTCGTCTATGGTGAAGGCTACCGTTATCCTGTCGGCATCAACACGCCGCAGATCGCCAACATGGTGCGCGACATCGCGGTGGAGATGGGACAGGACCAGCGCGCCGTGGAACTGCCGGGGCCGATCATGTTCTCTGAGGATTTCGCCTATTTCCTGCAACAGGTGCCGGGGTGCTACTTCGGATTGGGGTCCGGCAACATCAAGAGCCTGCATGACCCGGGCTATGACTTCAACGACGCCGCGCTGGTGCCGGGTGCGGCCTTCTGGGCGCGCATCGTGGAGACGTTTTTACCGTTACAGTAA
- a CDS encoding ABC transporter permease, giving the protein MDWSWLPKYLPMLIQGLGVTMQLLVISMGLGLVLAVPIGLVQVTGPKWLSRIALAYCTVMRGTPLLIQLYLFYYGLGSVLATFPELRQSMFWPILREGYFYAILAFALNEAGYAGEIMRGAFLSVPKGELEAARAIGMSPWQVLRRVWLPRAIRNVLPTLGGETILTLKSTPLAALVTVVDLFGVSDRVRQETYIIYEPLLLVMVIYMILTFIITRIFAVVERQIPARR; this is encoded by the coding sequence ATGGACTGGAGCTGGCTCCCCAAATATCTGCCGATGCTGATCCAGGGATTGGGAGTGACGATGCAATTGCTCGTCATTTCCATGGGGCTGGGATTGGTCCTCGCCGTGCCCATCGGGCTGGTGCAGGTCACAGGCCCGAAGTGGCTGAGCCGCATCGCCCTTGCCTATTGCACGGTGATGCGCGGCACGCCGCTGCTCATCCAGCTCTACCTGTTCTACTACGGCCTTGGCAGCGTGCTCGCCACGTTCCCCGAATTGCGGCAGAGCATGTTCTGGCCGATCCTGCGCGAAGGTTATTTCTACGCCATCCTTGCCTTCGCTCTGAATGAGGCGGGCTATGCCGGGGAGATCATGCGGGGTGCCTTCCTCTCGGTTCCCAAGGGTGAACTGGAGGCCGCCCGCGCCATCGGCATGTCGCCATGGCAGGTGCTGCGCCGGGTGTGGCTGCCGCGAGCCATCCGCAATGTCCTGCCCACGCTGGGCGGCGAAACGATCCTGACACTGAAGTCCACGCCGCTTGCGGCGCTTGTGACGGTTGTTGACTTGTTTGGGGTAAGTGACCGTGTCCGCCAAGAGACCTACATCATTTATGAACCATTGTTGCTTGTGATGGTCATCTACATGATCCTCACCTTCATCATCACGCGTATCTTCGCCGTGGTGGAGAGGCAGATACCGGCGCGCAGATGA
- a CDS encoding ABC transporter permease subunit (The N-terminal region of this protein, as described by TIGR01726, is a three transmembrane segment that identifies a subfamily of ABC transporter permease subunits, which specificities that include histidine, arginine, glutamine, glutamate, L-cystine (sic), the opines (in Agrobacterium) octopine and nopaline, etc.), whose protein sequence is MFPTVLEFGKTGFGDELARGALSTLFIAACSFAIGLVLGQLGAAAKLYGGPFSRFMANIYTTVIRAVPELVLILLLFFAGTKGISALGVAIGYGPVDINGTFAAILVLGFVQGAYSTEVIRGAIQAIPIGQIEAARAFGMSGWQVFFRVVVPAMLPNAIPGLANLWLIVIKDTVLITVTGASAELAQMTKNAAGFTKRYFLFYFVSGCIYLAMTLVSNFFLSRLEAHVRRGQPKLA, encoded by the coding sequence ATGTTCCCCACGGTTCTCGAATTCGGAAAGACTGGCTTTGGCGACGAGCTGGCACGGGGTGCGCTCTCGACGCTGTTCATTGCCGCTTGCTCTTTCGCCATCGGGCTGGTGCTGGGGCAGTTGGGAGCCGCGGCGAAGCTTTATGGCGGGCCGTTTTCCCGCTTCATGGCCAACATCTACACGACCGTCATCCGCGCCGTGCCCGAACTGGTGCTGATCCTGCTGCTGTTCTTCGCCGGCACCAAGGGCATCAGTGCCCTGGGCGTGGCGATTGGCTATGGCCCTGTCGACATCAACGGCACATTCGCGGCCATCCTCGTCCTGGGTTTCGTGCAGGGTGCCTATTCAACCGAGGTGATCCGCGGCGCCATCCAGGCCATTCCCATCGGTCAGATCGAGGCGGCGCGCGCCTTCGGCATGTCGGGCTGGCAGGTGTTCTTCCGCGTAGTTGTGCCGGCGATGTTGCCCAATGCCATTCCGGGCCTCGCCAACCTGTGGCTGATCGTCATCAAGGACACGGTGCTGATCACGGTGACGGGCGCATCCGCCGAGCTGGCGCAGATGACCAAGAACGCCGCCGGGTTCACCAAGCGCTATTTCCTGTTCTATTTCGTGTCCGGCTGCATCTACCTGGCGATGACGCTGGTTTCGAATTTCTTCCTCTCACGGCTGGAAGCGCATGTGCGCCGCGGCCAACCCAAGCTGGCGTGA
- a CDS encoding transporter substrate-binding domain-containing protein: protein MKFKTLMMAAAAALVLGAAGATTAKADLVFATDAAPYPPFTSQNAAGEWEGWEYEVLMAICAEMNEKCTLIPIAWDGIIPALLEKKMDGIFGSMSITPERQKQINFSDVYYNTPSMVIGPKGGDKNIAPEALKGKTIGSQASTTHANYVEKYFVPAGAVSKTYKGQDEANADLAAGRLDYVQADSITLFNFLATDEGKACCEAYGMVPEDDAVLGPGVGVGLRKEDTALLEKLNTAIHAIGKKGIYDKLAEKYGLAGKLATPKE, encoded by the coding sequence ATGAAATTCAAGACCCTCATGATGGCCGCTGCCGCGGCCCTTGTGCTTGGCGCTGCCGGTGCCACGACTGCCAAGGCGGACCTGGTGTTCGCCACGGACGCCGCGCCTTATCCGCCCTTCACCTCGCAGAATGCGGCCGGCGAATGGGAAGGCTGGGAATATGAAGTGCTGATGGCTATCTGCGCCGAAATGAACGAGAAGTGCACGCTGATCCCGATCGCCTGGGACGGCATCATTCCGGCCCTGCTGGAAAAGAAGATGGATGGCATCTTCGGCTCCATGTCGATCACGCCTGAGCGCCAGAAGCAGATCAACTTCTCGGACGTGTACTACAACACGCCGTCGATGGTCATCGGCCCGAAGGGCGGCGACAAGAACATTGCCCCCGAAGCCCTGAAGGGCAAGACCATCGGTTCGCAGGCTTCCACCACGCATGCCAACTACGTGGAAAAGTACTTCGTGCCGGCTGGTGCGGTGTCCAAGACCTACAAGGGCCAGGATGAAGCCAACGCCGATCTCGCGGCGGGCCGTCTCGACTACGTGCAGGCCGACAGCATCACGCTGTTCAACTTCCTCGCCACCGATGAAGGCAAGGCCTGCTGCGAAGCCTACGGCATGGTGCCGGAAGATGACGCGGTGCTCGGACCGGGCGTGGGCGTTGGCCTTCGCAAGGAAGACACGGCTTTGCTTGAGAAGCTGAATACTGCCATCCACGCCATCGGCAAGAAGGGCATCTACGACAAGCTCGCCGAGAAGTATGGCCTGGCAGGCAAGCTCGCGACGCCGAAGGAATAA
- a CDS encoding ABC transporter ATP-binding protein, with amino-acid sequence MAVVVDDLHKSFGPLEVLKGVSLEARQGDVVSMIGASGSGKSTFLRCINFLEMPTRGRIVVTGEEVALKPAKDGNLHPTDRRQLERVRTRLGMVFQSFNLWQHMSVLQNVMEAPVHVLKVPRAEAKERAEALLHKVGLYDKRDQYPAFLSGGQQQRAAIARALAMEPKVMLFDEPTSALDPELVGEVLKVIRGLADEGRTMILVTHEMKFARDVSSHVIYLHKGVIEEEGPPRQVFGAPKSERCKQFVSGIH; translated from the coding sequence ATGGCTGTGGTGGTCGATGACCTCCACAAATCATTCGGTCCACTTGAGGTGCTGAAAGGCGTTTCTCTGGAGGCGCGGCAGGGCGACGTGGTGTCGATGATCGGCGCTTCCGGCTCCGGCAAAAGCACTTTCCTGCGCTGCATCAACTTTCTTGAAATGCCGACCCGCGGCCGCATTGTGGTGACGGGTGAGGAAGTGGCGCTCAAGCCCGCCAAAGACGGCAATCTCCATCCGACCGACCGGCGACAGCTGGAACGGGTGCGGACTCGACTCGGCATGGTGTTCCAGAGTTTCAACCTGTGGCAACACATGAGTGTACTTCAGAACGTAATGGAAGCGCCGGTGCATGTGCTGAAGGTGCCGCGCGCCGAAGCGAAGGAGCGTGCAGAGGCGCTGCTCCACAAGGTCGGACTCTACGACAAGCGTGACCAGTATCCGGCGTTCCTCTCCGGCGGGCAGCAACAGCGTGCGGCCATTGCCCGGGCGCTCGCCATGGAACCGAAAGTGATGTTGTTCGACGAACCCACATCGGCGCTCGACCCGGAACTGGTGGGGGAAGTGCTGAAGGTGATCCGTGGGCTTGCGGACGAGGGCCGCACCATGATCCTCGTCACCCATGAAATGAAATTCGCGCGCGATGTCTCCTCCCACGTCATCTACCTGCACAAGGGTGTGATCGAGGAGGAGGGGCCGCCGCGCCAGGTGTTTGGCGCTCCGAAGAGCGAGCGCTGCAAGCAATTCGTCTCTGGAATCCATTGA
- a CDS encoding ABC transporter ATP-binding protein, with product MQTAVSFQNVSRHFGTVRAVDDVTLDIAEGEFFAMLGPSGSGKTTCLRLIAGFEQPTSGHIEIFGETAEGLPPYKRNVNTVFQDYALFPHMTVGENVAYGLMIRGVARPDREARATEALKMVKLDGFQARRPAQLSGGQRQRVALARALVNQPKVLLLDEPLGALDLKLREQMQEELKALQKQLGITFIFVTHDQGEALSMADRVAIFNDGKIVQAGSPADVYERPRSRFVADFVGSSNVLAPDFFAAHGGTKSWASLRPEKISIRNGKEKLPAASASATGRVASVSYQGSVTRIVIDSDGTRLAAVVPAPLASVSEGETATLVWNRADAVTMEGA from the coding sequence ATGCAGACTGCCGTGAGTTTCCAGAACGTGTCGCGCCACTTCGGCACGGTGCGCGCTGTTGATGATGTTACGCTCGATATTGCCGAGGGCGAATTCTTTGCCATGCTGGGGCCGTCCGGCTCCGGCAAGACCACATGCCTGCGCCTTATCGCCGGATTTGAACAGCCGACTTCCGGTCACATCGAAATCTTTGGCGAAACCGCCGAGGGCCTGCCGCCCTACAAACGCAACGTCAACACCGTCTTCCAGGATTACGCCCTCTTTCCCCACATGACCGTGGGCGAGAACGTGGCCTATGGCCTGATGATCAGGGGCGTCGCCCGCCCCGACCGCGAGGCCCGCGCCACCGAAGCGCTCAAGATGGTGAAGCTCGACGGTTTCCAGGCGCGCAGGCCAGCACAACTCTCCGGCGGCCAGCGCCAGCGTGTCGCCCTCGCCCGTGCCCTCGTGAACCAGCCCAAGGTGCTTCTCCTCGACGAGCCGCTGGGCGCCCTCGATCTCAAGCTCCGCGAGCAGATGCAGGAAGAGCTGAAGGCCCTGCAGAAGCAGCTTGGCATCACCTTCATTTTTGTCACCCACGATCAGGGTGAAGCGCTCTCCATGGCTGACCGTGTCGCCATCTTCAACGACGGCAAGATCGTGCAGGCAGGTTCACCGGCGGATGTCTACGAACGCCCGCGCTCGCGCTTCGTCGCGGATTTCGTCGGTTCCTCCAATGTCCTCGCCCCGGACTTCTTCGCGGCCCATGGCGGCACGAAGTCCTGGGCGAGCTTGCGGCCGGAGAAGATTTCCATTCGCAACGGCAAGGAGAAACTGCCGGCTGCATCCGCTTCTGCCACGGGCCGCGTCGCCTCCGTCAGCTATCAGGGCTCCGTCACCCGCATCGTCATCGACAGCGACGGCACGCGCCTTGCCGCCGTCGTTCCCGCCCCGCTCGCCAGCGTCAGCGAAGGTGAAACCGCGACACTCGTATGGAACCGCGCCGATGCCGTGACCATGGAGGGCGCATGA
- a CDS encoding ABC transporter permease yields MEPRRCRDHGGRMTAAIRRSTLADTFFRHPGLLTILLLLPPLLWIGVVYIGSLLTLLLQSFYSLDEFSGLVLHEFTLATYAQLFESSNFTIILRTVLMAAAVTLASAVLAFPIAYFAARYARGWGKALFYLAVMMPLWSSYLVKVYAWKLILAKEGIVTWVAAKLHLLWLLDGLLALPTVGGPSLSISYIGTFIVFVYIWLPYMILPTQAALERVPANFIEASADLGATPRQTFRTVILPLALPGIIAGSIFTFSLTLGDYIIPQIIGNSRPFIGSTVYALQGTAGDIPLAAAFTVVPIVIMGIYLVIARRMGAFDAL; encoded by the coding sequence ATGGAACCGCGCCGATGCCGTGACCATGGAGGGCGCATGACCGCCGCCATCCGCCGCAGCACGCTTGCCGACACCTTCTTCCGCCATCCCGGCTTGCTCACCATCCTGCTGCTGCTTCCGCCATTGCTGTGGATCGGCGTTGTCTACATCGGCTCGCTGTTGACGCTCTTGCTCCAGAGCTTCTACTCGCTCGATGAATTCTCCGGCCTCGTGCTCCACGAATTCACCCTCGCCACCTACGCCCAGCTCTTCGAAAGCTCCAACTTCACCATCATCCTGCGCACGGTCTTGATGGCGGCAGCAGTGACACTCGCCTCTGCCGTGCTGGCCTTCCCAATCGCCTATTTCGCCGCCCGCTATGCCCGCGGCTGGGGCAAGGCGCTCTTCTATCTCGCCGTCATGATGCCGCTCTGGTCCAGCTATCTCGTCAAGGTCTATGCCTGGAAACTGATCCTCGCCAAGGAAGGCATCGTCACCTGGGTGGCGGCGAAGCTGCACCTCCTCTGGCTGCTCGATGGCCTTCTCGCACTTCCCACCGTGGGCGGCCCATCGCTGTCCATCAGCTACATCGGCACTTTCATCGTCTTCGTCTACATCTGGCTGCCCTACATGATCCTGCCGACACAGGCGGCACTGGAGCGCGTGCCTGCCAACTTCATCGAGGCCTCGGCGGATTTGGGCGCAACGCCCCGCCAGACCTTCCGCACCGTCATCCTGCCGCTCGCCCTGCCGGGCATCATTGCAGGCTCGATCTTCACCTTCTCCCTGACCCTGGGCGACTACATCATCCCGCAGATCATCGGCAATTCGCGCCCCTTCATCGGCTCCACCGTCTATGCCCTGCAAGGCACCGCCGGAGACATTCCGCTGGCTGCTGCCTTCACTGTGGTGCCCATCGTCATCATGGGGATCTATCTTGTGATCGCCCGCCGCATGGGAGCCTTCGATGCGCTCTGA
- a CDS encoding ABC transporter permease — translation MRSDRGAGWPLAAAAVGGLLFLHVPLMLIVLYAFTSEEKSFQFPPPGYTTHWLSVAWYDRPDIWNPLFLSLKVALIATAMALVFGTLAAAALSRARFFGKDSISLLFILPIALPGIITGIALRSAFDIFGMSFSTWTIILGHATFCIVVVYNNALARFRRLSGSMIEASMDLGADGFQTFRHVVLPQIGSALLAGGMLAFALSFDEVIVTTFTAGTGIGSKTLPIWMLDELIRPRQRPVTNVVAIFVMAVTFIPIVLAYYLTKDAEHTGGAGK, via the coding sequence ATGCGCTCTGACCGCGGGGCCGGCTGGCCCCTCGCCGCCGCCGCCGTGGGCGGGCTGCTCTTCCTGCACGTGCCGCTGATGCTGATCGTGCTCTACGCCTTCACCTCGGAGGAGAAGAGCTTCCAGTTTCCTCCGCCCGGCTACACCACCCACTGGCTCTCGGTGGCGTGGTACGACAGGCCGGACATTTGGAACCCGCTGTTCCTCTCCCTGAAAGTGGCGCTCATCGCAACGGCCATGGCACTCGTCTTCGGCACGCTGGCCGCAGCAGCGCTTTCGCGCGCGCGCTTCTTCGGCAAGGATTCGATCTCGCTGCTCTTCATCCTGCCCATTGCGCTCCCCGGCATCATCACCGGCATTGCCTTGCGCTCGGCCTTCGACATCTTCGGCATGTCCTTCTCAACCTGGACCATCATCCTCGGCCACGCCACCTTCTGCATCGTCGTCGTCTACAACAACGCCCTCGCCCGCTTCCGCCGACTCTCCGGTTCGATGATCGAGGCCTCCATGGACCTGGGTGCCGATGGCTTCCAGACCTTCCGTCACGTGGTGCTGCCGCAGATCGGCTCTGCGCTGCTGGCGGGCGGCATGCTCGCCTTTGCGCTTTCCTTCGATGAGGTGATCGTCACCACCTTCACGGCGGGCACCGGTATTGGCTCAAAGACACTCCCCATCTGGATGCTCGACGAATTGATCCGTCCCCGCCAACGCCCCGTTACCAACGTGGTGGCGATCTTCGTCATGGCCGTCACCTTCATCCCCATCGTCCTCGCCTACTACCTCACCAAGGACGCCGAACACACCGGCGGCGCAGGAAAGTAG
- the tgt gene encoding tRNA guanosine(34) transglycosylase Tgt, with the protein MTRAFGFTLQKTDGAARLGTVHTGRGDIRTPAFMPVGTVGTVKGLYLDQVKETGADIILGNTYHLMLRPGAEQVAKLGGLHKLIRWDGPILTDSGGFQIMSLSKIRKIREEGATFQSHIDGSKHFLSPERAMEIQRLLGSDIQMQLDQCIEFPHTDKAAVKAMELSLRWAERSRVAFGSQPGKGNFGIVQGGTNEALRLRSAAGLVEIGFEGYAIGGLAVGEGQALMLSTIDFTAPALPVDKPRYLMGVGTPDDILEAVARGVDMFDCVLPTRSGRHGQAFTRFGKINIRNAKHATDMRPLDEEHPCPALSQYSRAYLHHLIRSGEMLGMMLMSWANIAYYQSLMQGMRAAIAEGRFEDFRRQTKEQWQRGESAA; encoded by the coding sequence ATGACACGCGCTTTCGGATTCACATTGCAAAAGACGGACGGGGCCGCGCGCCTCGGGACCGTGCACACGGGGCGCGGCGACATCCGCACGCCGGCCTTTATGCCGGTGGGCACGGTGGGTACCGTGAAGGGGCTCTACCTCGACCAGGTGAAGGAGACAGGGGCCGACATCATCCTCGGCAACACCTATCACCTGATGCTGCGGCCCGGTGCGGAACAGGTGGCGAAGCTCGGCGGCCTGCATAAGCTCATCCGCTGGGACGGGCCAATCCTGACGGACTCCGGCGGTTTCCAGATCATGTCGCTCTCCAAAATCCGCAAAATCCGGGAGGAGGGTGCGACGTTCCAATCGCACATCGACGGCAGCAAGCATTTTCTCTCGCCGGAGCGGGCCATGGAAATCCAGCGGCTGCTCGGGTCCGACATCCAGATGCAGCTCGACCAGTGCATCGAATTTCCACATACGGACAAGGCGGCGGTGAAGGCGATGGAGCTTTCCTTGCGCTGGGCCGAGCGCTCGCGCGTGGCCTTCGGGTCCCAGCCCGGCAAGGGCAACTTTGGCATCGTGCAGGGCGGCACCAATGAAGCGCTGCGGCTGCGCAGTGCGGCGGGGCTCGTGGAGATCGGCTTCGAGGGCTATGCCATCGGGGGCCTCGCCGTGGGCGAAGGGCAGGCGCTGATGCTATCGACCATTGATTTTACGGCACCCGCGCTGCCGGTGGACAAGCCGCGCTACCTCATGGGCGTGGGCACGCCCGACGACATTCTGGAGGCGGTGGCGCGGGGCGTGGACATGTTCGACTGCGTTCTGCCGACGCGCTCCGGGCGGCACGGCCAGGCGTTCACGCGCTTCGGCAAGATCAACATCCGCAACGCCAAGCATGCGACCGACATGCGTCCATTGGACGAGGAACATCCATGCCCGGCACTGTCGCAGTATTCGCGGGCCTACCTGCATCACCTCATCCGCTCCGGCGAGATGCTGGGGATGATGCTGATGTCGTGGGCCAACATCGCCTACTACCAATCGCTGATGCAGGGCATGCGCGCCGCCATTGCGGAGGGGCGCTTCGAGGATTTCCGCCGTCAGACAAAGGAACAGTGGCAGCGCGGCGAATCTGCGGCATAA